The Guyparkeria halophila DNA window ATTACCGCTGATCGATCCCGCGATGGCGGAACCCTCGGGTGCGACGGCAATCTGACTTATACTTTTCTTAGGGTTCCCTTGGGGAAAACCGTTGCGGAGGTTCCACATGAAACATCTCATCACCGTCGTCCTGGCCGTGGCCGGCCTGGCCTTTCTCTCCGGCTGCGCCAGCAGCCTCTCGAGTGATGCCTACTCGCGCGATTCGGCCCGCCAGATGCAGACCGTCTACTACGGCACGGTCCAGAGCATCCGCACGGTGCAGATCGAGGGCACCAAGACGCCCATCGGCACCGGCGCGGGCGCGATTACCGGCGGCATCCTGGGTAACCAGGTCGGCGGTGGCACGGGGCGTGCGCTGGCGACCGTCGGTGGCGCGCTGCTGGGCGGGGTGGCCGGTTCGGCCGCCGAGGAAGGCATCACCCGGCAGACGGGTTACGAGATCAGCGTCCGACTCGACAATGGTCGAACCGTCAGCATCGTGCAGGCCGCCGATGTATCCTTCCAGCCCGGCGAGCGCGTGCGGGTGATCGAGGCGCGTGACGGCACCACCCGCGTGACTCGCTGAGCGACGACGAACGAATAACGAGACGGAGAGACGATGACGGCAACGCCGCGTGGACAGCTATTCGTGATTTCGGCGCCCTCCGGGGCGGGCAAGACCAGCCTGATCAAGGCGTTGCGTGAGCGTCGGCCCGAGCTGGCGCTGTCGGTCTCGCACACCACCCGTCCGCGGCGCGACGGCGAGGTCAACGGCGAGCACTATCACTTCGTCGACATCTCGCAGTTCGAGGTCATGCTGGCCCAGGAGGCCTTCGTCGAGCACGCCAAGGTGTTCGACAACTACTACGGCACCAGCAAGGCGGCGATCAGCGAGGAGCTTGAGCGCGGCCGCGACCTGATCCTCGAGATCGACTGGCAGGGCGCGGCGCAGGTGAAGAAACTGTTCCCCGAGGCCATCTTCATCTTCATCCTGCCGCCCAGCAGCGCCGAGTTGGAGGCCCGCCTGCGCAATCGCGCCTCGGACGACGACGAAGTGATCGCTCGGCGCCTGGCGGAGGCCCGCCGCGAAATGCGCGAGTGCCACTGGTACGACTATCTGGTGATCAACGATGACTTCGAGCAGGCGCTCGATGAGCTCGACGCGCTGTTCACCGCCGCCCGGCTTGAGACCGACCGACAGCACGAACGGCAGCCCGAGC harbors:
- a CDS encoding outer membrane lipoprotein translates to MKHLITVVLAVAGLAFLSGCASSLSSDAYSRDSARQMQTVYYGTVQSIRTVQIEGTKTPIGTGAGAITGGILGNQVGGGTGRALATVGGALLGGVAGSAAEEGITRQTGYEISVRLDNGRTVSIVQAADVSFQPGERVRVIEARDGTTRVTR
- the gmk gene encoding guanylate kinase — encoded protein: MTATPRGQLFVISAPSGAGKTSLIKALRERRPELALSVSHTTRPRRDGEVNGEHYHFVDISQFEVMLAQEAFVEHAKVFDNYYGTSKAAISEELERGRDLILEIDWQGAAQVKKLFPEAIFIFILPPSSAELEARLRNRASDDDEVIARRLAEARREMRECHWYDYLVINDDFEQALDELDALFTAARLETDRQHERQPELIADLLGEAD